From Pseudoalteromonas sp. DL-6, one genomic window encodes:
- a CDS encoding CoA pyrophosphatase, producing the protein MNNETISARFQLNRSLAVVQLKDNKKKRASAVMLPLIDIDNEAHILLCKRPTYLHHHPGEICLPGGKFEINDVNLRTTALRELHEELNIAPHNVQVLGQLPEYSTLTGFTIRPFVGLIKKETVWENDHNEVQASFLLSIEALSNEANWQPIPFERNGRTLTLNGFITPHGLLWGATASIIKNFTKQLAIPV; encoded by the coding sequence TTGAATAATGAAACCATTTCGGCTCGTTTTCAATTAAACCGCAGTTTAGCCGTGGTTCAGCTTAAAGATAATAAAAAAAAGCGCGCCAGTGCGGTGATGCTACCTTTGATTGATATAGATAACGAAGCACATATTTTATTATGTAAGCGACCAACCTATTTACATCACCACCCTGGGGAGATTTGTTTACCGGGTGGTAAATTTGAAATTAATGATGTTAACCTGCGCACCACAGCGCTACGTGAATTACATGAGGAGCTAAACATTGCCCCGCATAATGTTCAAGTTTTAGGTCAGCTGCCGGAATACTCTACCCTGACTGGATTTACCATACGTCCTTTTGTGGGCTTGATTAAAAAAGAAACGGTATGGGAGAACGATCACAACGAAGTACAAGCCAGCTTTTTGCTCTCTATCGAAGCGTTAAGTAATGAAGCTAATTGGCAACCAATCCCCTTTGAACGTAATGGAAGAACCCTAACTTTAAATGGCTTCATCACTCCTCACGGACTTTTGTGGGGAGCAACGGCCAGTATTATTAAAAACTTTACAAAGCAACTCGCCATACCAGTTTAA
- a CDS encoding L-serine ammonia-lyase, producing MISAFDMFSIGIGPSSSHTVGPMRASRLFVNDLNEQQLLANVTDVKVELYGSLGQTGVGHGSGKAVILGLAGYDPETIDADLVDDILAKIENEQVIYLNQTHKAKFPKQGAIVFHRRKTLPKHSNAMEIIAYNNGEKVYSKVYYSIGGGFIVTDEEFEKEKQAALDIREENPAPFPFGSAKELLEMCKESGYSVSTLMMKNEKTLRSEEAIKDELFNIWQVMKACIERGMRTEGILPGGLKVKRRAPSLYLKLNVEVSNDPLRAMDWVDLFALAVNEENAAGGRVVTAPTNGAAGILPAVLMYYHTFIKEVDRDIATRYLLTAAAIGILYKKNASISGAEVGCQGEVGVACSMAAGALTEIVGGNVVHVENAAEIGMEHNLGLTCDPVGGLVQVPCIERNAMGAIKAINASRLAIRGSGEQKVSLDKVIKTMLDTGNDMKTKYKETARGGLAVNIIEC from the coding sequence ATGATCAGTGCATTTGACATGTTTAGCATTGGTATTGGCCCTTCATCGTCACATACCGTCGGCCCAATGCGTGCATCACGCTTATTTGTTAATGACCTAAACGAGCAACAACTATTAGCAAATGTGACCGATGTAAAAGTAGAGCTTTACGGCTCACTGGGCCAAACAGGTGTTGGTCACGGTTCGGGAAAAGCAGTAATACTTGGCTTAGCCGGTTATGATCCTGAAACCATAGATGCCGATTTGGTGGACGACATTTTAGCAAAAATAGAAAATGAGCAGGTTATTTACCTAAACCAAACTCATAAAGCTAAATTCCCTAAACAAGGCGCTATTGTTTTTCATCGCAGAAAAACACTCCCTAAACATTCCAACGCAATGGAAATTATTGCCTATAACAATGGCGAAAAAGTATATAGCAAAGTTTACTACTCTATTGGTGGCGGGTTTATTGTTACGGATGAAGAGTTTGAAAAAGAAAAACAAGCCGCTTTAGATATACGCGAAGAAAACCCTGCCCCGTTCCCGTTTGGGTCGGCTAAAGAATTACTCGAAATGTGTAAAGAATCGGGTTACAGCGTCTCTACGTTAATGATGAAAAACGAAAAAACCCTACGTAGCGAAGAAGCTATTAAAGACGAGCTATTTAATATTTGGCAAGTAATGAAAGCCTGTATTGAACGTGGTATGCGCACCGAAGGTATTTTACCCGGTGGGTTGAAAGTAAAACGCCGTGCACCAAGTTTATATTTAAAACTTAATGTAGAAGTGAGTAACGATCCACTTCGCGCTATGGATTGGGTTGATTTATTCGCATTAGCAGTAAATGAAGAAAATGCAGCAGGCGGTCGTGTGGTTACTGCACCAACAAATGGTGCAGCTGGTATCCTACCAGCCGTGTTAATGTACTATCATACTTTTATCAAAGAAGTTGATCGCGACATTGCTACTCGGTATTTATTAACCGCGGCCGCTATTGGTATTTTATACAAAAAAAATGCCTCTATCTCAGGTGCTGAAGTGGGTTGCCAAGGTGAAGTTGGTGTTGCCTGTTCAATGGCTGCTGGTGCGCTGACTGAAATTGTTGGTGGTAACGTGGTACACGTAGAAAATGCCGCTGAAATTGGCATGGAACATAACTTAGGGTTGACCTGCGACCCTGTGGGCGGCTTAGTGCAAGTACCCTGTATCGAACGTAATGCAATGGGCGCTATTAAAGCAATTAATGCCTCTCGCCTTGCTATTCGCGGCAGTGGTGAACAAAAAGTATCGCTTGATAAAGTAATTAAAACCATGCTCGATACCGGTAACGATATGAAAACAAAATACAAAGAAACCGCTCGCGGTGGATTAGCTGTTAACATTATCGAGTGTTAA